In one Lysobacter alkalisoli genomic region, the following are encoded:
- a CDS encoding response regulator codes for MFDEGRTGNLDGLRVMVIDDSRTIRRTAETLLKREGCAVVTAVDGFEALAKIADQQPHIIFVDIMMPRLDGYQTCALIKNNQMFKGTPVIMLSSKDGLFDKARGRIVGSEQYLTKPFTREELLGAIRTHVHTEAHNA; via the coding sequence ATGTTTGACGAGGGCCGTACAGGCAATCTCGATGGCTTGCGGGTCATGGTGATCGATGACTCCCGCACCATCAGGCGAACCGCAGAGACGTTGCTGAAACGCGAGGGATGCGCGGTTGTAACCGCCGTGGATGGATTCGAGGCACTGGCGAAGATCGCCGACCAGCAGCCGCACATCATCTTCGTGGACATCATGATGCCGCGGCTGGACGGCTACCAGACCTGCGCGCTGATCAAGAACAACCAGATGTTCAAGGGTACGCCGGTGATCATGCTGTCCTCCAAGGACGGCCTGTTCGACAAGGCGCGTGGCCGCATCGTCGGTTCCGAGCAGTACCTGACCAAACCATTCACGCGCGAGGAGCTCCTCGGCGCGATCCGCACCCACGTACACACCGAAGCACACAACGCCTGA
- a CDS encoding methyl-accepting chemotaxis protein, with product MNNAMGKGRQYGVNTWLAVLGIALLVFGLNTGYSIYKASRLGGASTSASDLRVLSQQLAVQGREAVGGDERAFAAFRNTRSAIESNLSQLTSNFGDTAGVAGPINAVASTWTPLGQSANQLIANEAAVTGFAGNASNFNAKVPQLQANLDELVRAMSSSGSPASQVYYALRQVVLSGTIARRITEIQAGGSGATMAGDALARDVLVFDNVLAGLRNGADNPTITALTNSGAVAALTQVEELWSGMKEDVDAILAASPDLFQAQASATAITEGADKLLGDSEGLFNALTAFGSLKDTSLLGNIWISIVSGAIALLAIVLLVVSLNTAQKQRYLTTKELNDRNQEAIMRLLDEMGSLAEGDLTVKATVTEDMTGAIADSINFAVEQLRSLVQTITDTSVQVASSAQETQATAMHLAEAAEHQAQEINSASSRISEIAESINQVSRNSAESADVAQRSVQIATKGAGVVRQTIAGMDNIRDQIQETSKRIKRLGESSQEIGSIIELINDISEQTNILALNAAIQAASAGEAGRGFAVVADEVQRLAERASNATKRIETLVQTIQSDTNEAVSSMEQTTSEVVAGARLAEDAGTALGEIEKVSSDLSGLIQGISSAAQQQTSAASNITVTMNTIQSITAQTSQGASQTAQSIGNLAQLAADLRRSVADFKLPA from the coding sequence ATGAATAACGCAATGGGCAAGGGCCGCCAGTACGGCGTCAACACCTGGCTCGCGGTCCTGGGCATCGCCTTGCTGGTGTTCGGCCTCAATACCGGCTACTCGATCTACAAGGCCTCCCGTCTTGGCGGCGCCAGCACCTCGGCCTCGGACCTGCGCGTGCTCTCGCAGCAGCTGGCGGTGCAGGGGCGCGAGGCGGTCGGCGGCGACGAACGCGCCTTCGCCGCGTTCCGCAACACACGGTCCGCGATCGAGAGCAACCTGTCGCAGCTCACTTCCAACTTCGGCGACACCGCCGGCGTGGCCGGTCCGATCAACGCCGTGGCCTCGACCTGGACTCCACTGGGGCAGAGCGCCAACCAGCTGATCGCCAATGAGGCCGCGGTGACCGGCTTTGCAGGCAACGCCAGCAACTTCAACGCCAAGGTCCCGCAGCTGCAGGCCAACCTCGACGAGCTGGTCCGGGCGATGTCCTCCAGCGGCTCGCCGGCTTCGCAGGTCTATTACGCACTGCGCCAGGTCGTGCTGTCGGGCACCATCGCCCGACGCATCACGGAGATCCAGGCCGGCGGCAGCGGCGCGACCATGGCCGGCGACGCACTGGCCCGCGACGTGCTGGTGTTCGACAACGTCCTGGCCGGCCTGCGAAACGGAGCCGACAACCCGACCATCACCGCGCTGACCAATTCTGGCGCGGTCGCAGCGCTGACCCAGGTCGAGGAACTGTGGAGCGGGATGAAGGAGGACGTGGACGCGATCCTGGCCGCTTCGCCGGATCTGTTCCAGGCCCAGGCTTCGGCCACCGCGATCACCGAGGGTGCCGACAAGCTGCTGGGCGACAGTGAAGGCCTGTTCAACGCGCTTACCGCATTCGGCTCGCTCAAGGACACCAGCCTGCTCGGCAACATCTGGATCAGCATCGTGTCCGGCGCGATCGCGCTGCTCGCCATCGTCCTGCTGGTGGTTTCGCTGAATACCGCGCAGAAACAACGTTACCTGACCACCAAAGAGCTCAACGACCGCAACCAGGAGGCGATCATGCGCCTGCTGGACGAAATGGGCTCGCTGGCGGAAGGCGACCTGACCGTCAAGGCGACCGTGACCGAAGACATGACCGGCGCGATCGCGGACTCGATCAACTTCGCCGTCGAGCAGCTGCGCAGCCTGGTGCAGACGATTACCGATACCTCGGTGCAGGTGGCGTCCAGCGCCCAGGAAACCCAGGCCACCGCCATGCACCTGGCCGAGGCCGCCGAGCATCAGGCGCAGGAGATCAACTCCGCCTCCAGCCGCATCAGCGAGATCGCCGAAAGCATCAACCAGGTTTCGCGCAACTCCGCTGAGTCCGCCGACGTGGCGCAGCGCTCGGTGCAGATCGCGACCAAGGGCGCGGGCGTGGTACGCCAGACGATCGCAGGCATGGACAACATCCGCGACCAGATCCAGGAGACCTCAAAGAGGATCAAGCGACTGGGCGAGAGTTCACAGGAGATCGGCTCGATCATCGAGCTCATCAACGACATCTCGGAACAGACCAACATCCTGGCGTTGAACGCGGCCATCCAGGCGGCGTCGGCTGGTGAAGCAGGCCGCGGCTTCGCGGTCGTGGCCGACGAAGTGCAGCGACTCGCCGAACGCGCCTCCAACGCGACCAAGCGAATCGAGACCCTGGTCCAGACAATTCAGTCCGATACCAACGAAGCTGTGAGCTCGATGGAGCAGACGACATCCGAAGTGGTCGCCGGTGCGCGCCTGGCCGAGGATGCCGGTACCGCACTGGGCGAGATCGAAAAGGTGTCGTCCGACCTGTCGGGCCTGATCCAGGGCATCTCCAGTGCAGCACAACAGCAGACGAGCGCGGCATCGAACATCACCGTGACCATGAACACGATCCAGTCGATCACCGCACAGACTTCGCAGGGCGCCAGCCAGACCGCACAGTCGATCGGCAACCTGGCCCAGCTCGCCGCCGATCTGCGCCGCTCGGTCGCCGACTTCAAACTCCCGGCCTGA
- a CDS encoding response regulator, with protein MARILLIEDSPTDTAVLTQLLERNGHQVLASGNAEDGIDVCRRERPDLVLMDVVLPGGMNGFQATRALSRDADTKHIPVLIVSTKGMDTDKAWGLRQGARDYIVKPPREDELVARINDLLGD; from the coding sequence ATGGCACGTATTCTGCTGATCGAGGACTCGCCGACCGACACGGCGGTCCTGACCCAGTTGCTCGAACGCAATGGACACCAGGTGCTGGCGTCCGGGAATGCGGAGGACGGCATCGATGTTTGCCGCCGCGAGCGGCCCGACCTGGTGTTGATGGACGTGGTCCTGCCCGGCGGCATGAACGGCTTCCAGGCCACCCGCGCGCTGTCGCGCGACGCTGACACCAAGCACATCCCGGTGTTGATCGTCAGCACCAAGGGCATGGACACCGACAAGGCCTGGGGCCTGCGCCAAGGCGCCCGCGACTACATCGTCAAGCCGCCCCGCGAGGACGAGCTGGTCGCGCGCATCAACGACCTGCTGGGCGATTGA
- the tsaB gene encoding tRNA (adenosine(37)-N6)-threonylcarbamoyltransferase complex dimerization subunit type 1 TsaB: MKILALETATEACSVALWLDGEVVERFQIAPRRHAELALPWAGELLAEAGIARSQLDAIAVGRGPGAFTGVRLAIALAQGMALALDRPLLPVSTLAALSMRACAPCPPLPLAGEGRGEGRHDGQRILAAIDARMGEIYVAAFERRDGEPVLLDGERVLPPADVVLPGGEGWHGVGTGFDALDGALQRHLGGRLASVAAQELPHAADVARLGAAAFARGEAVAPEQAEPAYLRNNVALTIAEQQALRQSRS; this comes from the coding sequence ATGAAAATCCTCGCCCTCGAAACCGCCACCGAAGCCTGCTCCGTCGCCCTCTGGCTGGACGGCGAGGTTGTCGAGCGCTTCCAGATCGCCCCGCGCCGGCATGCCGAGCTGGCCCTGCCGTGGGCCGGTGAATTGCTGGCCGAAGCCGGCATCGCGCGCAGCCAGCTCGACGCGATCGCGGTCGGCCGCGGTCCCGGCGCGTTTACTGGCGTGCGCCTGGCGATTGCATTGGCGCAGGGCATGGCGCTGGCGCTCGACCGTCCGCTGTTGCCGGTGTCGACCTTGGCCGCCTTGTCGATGCGCGCTTGCGCACCTTGTCCCCCTCTCCCGCTAGCGGGAGAGGGCAGGGGTGAGGGCAGACACGACGGCCAACGCATCCTGGCGGCGATCGACGCGCGCATGGGCGAGATCTACGTCGCCGCGTTCGAGCGTCGCGATGGCGAGCCCGTCCTTCTCGACGGCGAACGCGTGCTGCCGCCGGCCGATGTCGTCTTGCCGGGCGGCGAGGGCTGGCACGGCGTCGGCACCGGTTTCGATGCACTCGACGGCGCACTTCAGCGGCACCTGGGCGGTCGACTGGCATCGGTTGCCGCGCAGGAACTGCCGCACGCCGCCGACGTCGCCCGGCTCGGCGCGGCCGCGTTCGCCCGCGGCGAGGCGGTGGCCCCGGAACAGGCCGAACCCGCCTACCTGCGCAACAACGTCGCCCTGACCATCGCCGAGCAGCAGGCCCTGCGTCAATCACGTTCGTAG
- a CDS encoding ATP-dependent DNA helicase, which produces MTGQDSRLARAAREALDDGGRLASQLETFAPRPAQQDLSAAIAVAFENRGTLIAEAGTGTGKTFAYLVPALLSGLKTIVSTGTRALQDQLYHRDLPRVRDALGVGLKAALLKGRANYLCHYRLNQARGEPRFHSREMAAQFQRIVAWGGRTKMGDLAEVEGLGEDSPLIPIVTSTVDNCLGSECPFFSDCFVVQARQRAQSADIVVVNHHLLLADLALKQEGFGEILPGAQAFVVDEAHQLPELASQFFGEAVSARPLVELARDAIAECKEVPGALASVQEPARVLEQATRALRAAMDDLPVRGTRSRAAELDAAEAALEALARALKDMAAVLEPLRSTSPGFEACMFRVGDYAAKLRRWRDIEGAAGEENGDEDMPPPPDPDERMPVSLPDDADSVRWYELTARGFRLSRTPLDVAGPLAEHRERSKAAWVFTSATLAVGGQFGHYAGKLGLAEPDTLLAPSPFDWQTQALCYLPKRMPEPSSRDYGQALVEAVRPVLEASGGRAFLLFASHRALREVAALLRESDCPWPLFVQGEAPRGLLLERFRASGNGVLLGAASFREGVDVAGNALSVVVIDKLPFAAPDDPVFEARLEAIRRGGGNPFRDEQLPQAVIALKQGAGRLIRSETDRGVLVLCDPRLLGRSYGKVFMDSLPPLPRSRDVADVQAFFAGDREQAGILPE; this is translated from the coding sequence ATGACAGGACAGGATTCCCGGCTCGCCCGAGCCGCGCGCGAAGCACTGGACGATGGCGGGCGACTGGCCAGCCAGCTCGAGACGTTCGCCCCACGGCCGGCACAGCAGGATCTGTCGGCCGCGATCGCCGTCGCCTTCGAGAACCGCGGCACCCTGATCGCCGAGGCCGGCACCGGCACTGGCAAGACCTTTGCCTACCTGGTGCCGGCGCTGTTGTCGGGACTCAAGACCATCGTTTCCACCGGTACCCGCGCGCTGCAGGACCAGCTCTACCACCGCGATCTACCGCGGGTGCGCGATGCGCTCGGTGTCGGTCTGAAGGCCGCGCTGCTCAAGGGGCGTGCCAATTACCTGTGCCACTACCGGCTCAACCAGGCCAGGGGCGAGCCGCGTTTCCACAGCCGCGAGATGGCCGCGCAGTTCCAGCGCATCGTCGCCTGGGGCGGGCGGACGAAGATGGGCGACCTGGCCGAGGTCGAAGGCCTGGGCGAGGATTCTCCGCTCATTCCCATCGTCACCTCGACCGTCGACAACTGCCTCGGCAGCGAATGCCCGTTCTTCTCCGACTGTTTCGTCGTACAGGCGCGACAGCGGGCGCAGTCGGCCGACATCGTCGTCGTCAACCACCACCTGCTGCTGGCCGACCTTGCACTCAAGCAGGAGGGCTTCGGCGAGATCCTGCCCGGCGCGCAGGCCTTCGTCGTCGATGAGGCGCACCAGCTGCCGGAGCTGGCCTCGCAGTTCTTCGGCGAGGCAGTGAGCGCGCGGCCGCTGGTCGAGCTGGCCCGCGACGCGATTGCCGAATGCAAGGAGGTACCCGGCGCATTGGCCAGCGTGCAGGAGCCGGCCCGCGTGCTGGAACAGGCGACACGCGCATTGCGCGCAGCGATGGACGATCTGCCGGTGCGCGGCACCCGGTCGCGCGCGGCCGAACTGGATGCCGCCGAGGCCGCGCTGGAAGCGCTGGCCCGGGCGCTGAAGGACATGGCCGCGGTACTGGAACCCCTGCGCTCGACCTCGCCGGGCTTCGAGGCCTGCATGTTCCGGGTCGGCGACTATGCGGCCAAGCTGCGGCGATGGCGCGACATCGAAGGCGCGGCAGGTGAAGAGAACGGCGATGAAGATATGCCGCCACCGCCCGATCCCGACGAACGCATGCCGGTGAGTCTTCCGGACGATGCCGACAGCGTGCGCTGGTACGAACTCACCGCGCGCGGCTTCCGCCTCAGCCGCACCCCGCTCGATGTCGCCGGTCCGTTGGCCGAGCACCGTGAGCGTTCGAAGGCGGCCTGGGTGTTCACCTCGGCCACGCTGGCGGTCGGCGGCCAGTTCGGCCATTACGCCGGCAAGCTGGGCCTGGCCGAGCCGGACACGCTGCTCGCGCCCAGTCCGTTCGACTGGCAGACGCAGGCTCTGTGCTACCTGCCGAAGCGGATGCCGGAACCGTCCTCCCGCGACTACGGCCAGGCCCTGGTCGAGGCGGTACGCCCGGTGCTGGAGGCCTCCGGCGGCCGCGCCTTCCTGCTGTTTGCCTCGCACCGCGCGCTGCGTGAAGTCGCCGCCCTGTTGCGCGAAAGCGATTGCCCATGGCCATTGTTCGTGCAGGGTGAAGCGCCGCGCGGGCTGCTGCTGGAGCGTTTCCGCGCCTCCGGCAACGGTGTGCTGCTGGGTGCGGCCAGTTTCCGCGAGGGCGTGGACGTCGCCGGCAACGCATTGAGCGTGGTCGTCATCGACAAACTGCCATTCGCCGCGCCCGATGACCCGGTGTTCGAGGCGCGGCTGGAGGCGATCCGTCGCGGCGGCGGCAATCCATTCCGCGACGAACAGCTGCCACAGGCGGTGATCGCGCTCAAGCAGGGCGCCGGCCGCCTGATCCGCAGCGAAACTGATCGTGGCGTGCTGGTGCTGTGCGACCCGCGCCTGCTAGGCCGCAGCTACGGCAAGGTATTCATGGACTCGCTGCCGCCACTGCCGCGCAGCCGGGACGTGGCCGATGTGCAGGCGTTTTTTGCCGGAGACCGGGAGCAGGCGGGTATCCTTCCCGAATAG
- a CDS encoding tetratricopeptide repeat protein: MFRRPRVASGHPHGRILPAPGLRAGLIATIVLAGCTTAPTPSLPPDFDPVAAVATIRAAGTASGDELDVQPLIDPQVADLREEAAALEASHLYLAAAERIDEALGIVPDDPSVLQQRAELALLLGEPDMAELLALRVRSIGTAVGPLCRRAWETMIQARKAGSRPPAAESGLPRVSVEEAARRRDACTVAPPPRY, from the coding sequence ATGTTCCGTCGCCCCCGGGTTGCCTCCGGGCACCCGCACGGCAGAATTCTCCCGGCCCCGGGGCTCCGGGCCGGCCTGATTGCCACCATCGTTCTGGCCGGCTGCACGACCGCGCCGACGCCGTCCCTGCCACCGGATTTCGACCCGGTCGCAGCGGTGGCCACGATCCGCGCCGCCGGCACCGCCAGCGGCGATGAACTCGACGTGCAGCCGTTGATCGATCCGCAGGTCGCCGACCTGCGCGAGGAGGCCGCCGCACTCGAAGCGAGTCACCTGTACCTCGCCGCTGCCGAGCGCATCGACGAGGCGCTCGGGATCGTTCCCGATGACCCCAGTGTGTTGCAGCAGCGGGCCGAGCTGGCTCTGTTGCTGGGCGAGCCCGACATGGCTGAACTGCTTGCATTGCGTGTCCGCAGCATCGGCACCGCGGTCGGGCCGCTGTGCCGCAGGGCATGGGAGACGATGATCCAGGCCCGCAAGGCCGGCTCCCGACCGCCGGCCGCCGAGTCGGGCCTGCCGCGGGTGTCGGTGGAAGAGGCTGCCCGACGTCGCGACGCCTGCACGGTGGCGCCGCCGCCGCGGTATTGA
- the gshB gene encoding glutathione synthase, with the protein MPLDIVVVMDPIGTIKTAKDSTFAMLLEAQRRGHRLHYVMPGGLSMSGGRAMARIAALTVQDDPADWFKLEQPSQIELGRGQVVLMRKDPPVDSEYIHDTQILGIAQLAGATVVNDPQGLRDYNEKLAALLFPECCPPTVVSRDNATLKAFVAEHGEAVLKPLDGMGGRSIFRARHGEANTNVILETLTEGGRRLAMAQRYLPEIADGDKRILLVDGEPVDYCLARIPQGDEFRGNLATGGRGEARPLSERDRWIAARVGPEMKRRGMLFVGLDVIGDWLTEVNVTSPTCIREIDAAYGTNIAGILFDAIEAKAGMGNEA; encoded by the coding sequence ATGCCTCTCGACATCGTCGTCGTGATGGACCCGATCGGGACCATCAAGACCGCCAAGGACTCCACCTTCGCCATGCTGCTGGAAGCCCAGCGCCGCGGCCACCGCCTCCACTACGTGATGCCGGGCGGTCTGTCGATGTCCGGCGGAAGGGCGATGGCCCGCATTGCGGCGTTGACGGTGCAGGACGACCCGGCCGACTGGTTCAAACTGGAACAACCGTCACAAATCGAACTGGGCCGTGGCCAGGTCGTTTTGATGCGCAAGGATCCGCCGGTCGACTCCGAGTACATCCACGACACCCAGATCCTCGGCATCGCCCAGCTGGCCGGCGCGACGGTCGTCAACGACCCACAGGGCCTGCGGGACTACAACGAGAAACTGGCTGCGCTGCTGTTCCCCGAGTGCTGCCCCCCGACCGTGGTCAGCCGCGACAACGCCACGCTCAAGGCCTTCGTCGCCGAGCATGGCGAAGCCGTGCTCAAGCCGCTCGACGGCATGGGCGGGCGCTCGATCTTCCGTGCCCGCCACGGCGAGGCCAACACCAACGTGATCCTGGAAACGCTGACCGAAGGCGGCCGACGGCTGGCGATGGCGCAGCGCTACCTGCCGGAGATCGCCGATGGCGACAAGCGCATCCTGCTGGTCGACGGCGAACCGGTCGACTACTGCCTGGCTCGGATCCCGCAGGGCGACGAATTCCGCGGCAACCTGGCCACCGGCGGCCGCGGCGAGGCCCGCCCGCTGAGCGAGCGCGATCGCTGGATCGCCGCCCGGGTCGGCCCGGAAATGAAGCGCCGCGGGATGCTGTTCGTCGGTCTGGACGTGATCGGCGACTGGCTGACCGAAGTCAACGTGACCAGCCCGACCTGCATCCGCGAGATCGATGCCGCATATGGCACCAACATCGCGGGGATACTGTTCGATGCCATTGAAGCAAAGGCGGGAATGGGGAATGAGGCATAG